In Actinomycetota bacterium, the DNA window CCCGCTTGGCGCCGGTCGCCACCGCCGCGCGCCGGATCTCGGCTGCGACTACGTCGAGGCCTAGCTCGACGGGCTGCACGTGCGTGACCGTGAGAGCACCGGATGCTGCCGCGTCGGCCAAGCCCCAGCCGAAGTGGCGGGCCTTGTCGAGGAGCTGACGTTCGCTTTCCTGGAACGACACGTACAGACACGGCTCGCCCCGCGTCAGGCCTTCGGTCAGGAACTGCAGTCCGATCACCGTCTTGCCCGCGCCGGACGGCCCGGCCACGATCGTCACGCTCCCGGTCGGGACACCGCCCTTCATCATCTCGTCGAGCCCCGGGAACCCGGTGGAGATGCGACCTTCGGACTCGCCCTGGGGCGGTGCCAGCGTCGACTCGGGCCGCGGGTACACGGAGATGCCGGTCTGACCGATGCGGAACGTGTGCCGTCCGCCGAGGTAGTCCGAGCCGCGCAGCTTCGACACGCGCAGCCAGCGGTGGTCGGACTTTCCGGATCCGTCGTTGGCCATGTAGAGGATGGCGTCGGCGACCGCGAACTCCGCGGCGGACTTGATGTCTTCCAGCTCGTACTCGCCGACGAGCATCAGCAGCGCGTCCGTGTGCGCTACGCGACTTGCGAGCTCATAGATCGACTTGCGGAACCCCTGTCCCTCGGCCTCGTGAAGCGCTTTACTAGAGTCGATGACGATGACCGACGGCCGCTGCTCAAACGCCTGGCGCACAACCTCGGTCGTGACGTCGGCCATGGTGACGTTGTCGCCGGTGGCCAGCGACGCGAGGTGACGGAACTCCACCGACTTCCCGATCGCGCCGGGATCGAAGAACGAGAAGCCATCGAGATGGTCGACGAGCTTCGAATGCGGCTCGGACAGCGTCGTGTAGTAGATGGCCTTCGCGTCGGGGTGCGCGTTCGCGAAACAGACCTGTTGCGCGAGGATCGTCTTCCCGCTGCCCGGCGCCCCGGCGAGCACGGCGAGCGAACCGGGCATCAGTCCGCCGTGCAGAACGAGGTCGAGCTCGGCGATGCCGGTCGAGATCCGCCTCATGCTTCTTCCCCCCCAACGAGCTCTTCGATCGCGCGCATCAGTTGCCGAGGGTCGAACGGTTTCCGCATCACGCGGTCGGCGCCCGACCGATCATCGGGGCTGGCGCTGAGCAGCATGATCGGAAGCTCCGCGGTTTCGGCTCCCTCGCGCAAGCGCTGGATGAGCTCGCGGCCGTCGACCACCGGCATCATCAGGTCGGTGATCACGAGATCCGGCAGCAGACGCCGGATCGCCTCCAGCGCAGCCGCGCCGTGTGGCGCCTCCTCGACCCGATATCCCGCGTGCTCGAGCGTGAGCCGGAGCAAGAAGAGGACATCGGGTTCGTCGTCGACGATGAGGATCATCGGCGTCTCATCCGAGACCGGGGCCCTGGGCCTCGGTTGCGGATCCGGCCGGCGTGCTTCATCGCGCAGGCGCAAGGTGAATCGCGCGCCAGTCGGCTGCACGGGCTCGTAGGAGATGTCTCCCCCCGACGCCTCGGCGATCGCGCGGACGATGACCAAGCCCAAGCCGGTGCCGCCGGCCGACGCGTGGAACGGTTCGAAGAGATGGGGCACGATCTCGGGTGCGACGCCTGCTCCGTCGTCCGACACCGACAGCGCAACCCCACCGATGGACGGCCGCGCCTCGACGGCTACGTTCGGACCGCCGTAGCGGAACGCGTTGCGCAACAGGTTCACCAACGAGCGCTCCAGAGCGTACGGGTCGGTGTAGACGTTCACATCGGCCGCGATCTTCGTGGTGACGCTCACGTGCGAAGGAGGTGCGGCCGCGGCGAGCGCGCCCTCGACGGCGGCGGCGAGGTTGACGCTCAGCATCGCGAGCTGGAGCTTGTGGCCCGTCCCGACCCTTGACGCGTCGAGCAGGTCGTCGAGCAGACGCACCATACGCTTGGCCTGCCGTTCGAGACGTGCCACGGCATCGGACACCTGACTCGAGGTCATGCGCTCACGGTTCGCTGTCAGCGTCGACGCGAGTCCGACGATCAAGGTCGCCGGGGTTCGCAGCTCGTGAGAGACGGTCGAAAGGATGTCCGCAAGACGCGCACCATCCGATCCGTCGCCGGACGGCTGCGGGGTTTGCTCCACCTCTAGCGGATACGTCGTTGCGCCATCCCCTTTTTCTTGGTTATGCCGTAATGCAACCGCATCGCGATTAGCAGCGAAATAGCCCGCGCGGGCTAGTCACGATGCTTATCGGACGAACCGGCCGCGGGGATGAGGAGGAGTGGAATGAACCGCGTCAGCCGGCGGGTAGTTCGTCCGGTTCGCGGCCGTGAACGGCTTTTGTTACCCGCTCACACGCCGAACGCAGGCGGGCTGCGTACTCGGGCACCCGCTCCGCGGGAACGACACCGGCGAACCCGATCAGGAACAATCCGACCCCCACTGCGCCATCCGGTCCGAAGATCGGCGCGCCGATGTGGTTCAACCGGTACGACGACGCACGGTCGAGGTCGATGAGCGCGTACTCCTCGATCTCAACGCTTCGGACGCTTTCCTCCAACGTCGGCGCGTGGGCGGTTCGGCGGGCGTCGCGTGGCCGGGTGGGCGGCGGAGGGCCCTCCAGGCCGACCGAATAACCGCGCGCTCGCACGGCGGTGATCGCCCGGCGATACCGTTCGAGACGCTGCGCCGGCGACGGCGGGCCGACGCGCGCCAGATATCGGTCGATCACGGCGTCCGACGACCACGCGACGAACACCGTCCCGAGCGGCGGAGCGAGCGGCAATCGCTGGCCCGGCTGAACGTTGATGCCGAACGGACGCGGCGTGCCGGTTCGAGCGAGGATCACGATCTCGTCGCGGATGGCGGCCGACGCGACACAGTCGAGCCCGAGCTCTTCGGTGAGCGCTTGCATCTCCGGGAGCGCGTAGTCGGCGACCGAGAACGTGCTCAGCGCAGCGTTGCCCAGCGCGACGAGCGCCGGCCCGAGTCCGTACGTCTTCTGCTCCGGATCGCGCGAG includes these proteins:
- a CDS encoding ATPase domain-containing protein is translated as MRRISTGIAELDLVLHGGLMPGSLAVLAGAPGSGKTILAQQVCFANAHPDAKAIYYTTLSEPHSKLVDHLDGFSFFDPGAIGKSVEFRHLASLATGDNVTMADVTTEVVRQAFEQRPSVIVIDSSKALHEAEGQGFRKSIYELASRVAHTDALLMLVGEYELEDIKSAAEFAVADAILYMANDGSGKSDHRWLRVSKLRGSDYLGGRHTFRIGQTGISVYPRPESTLAPPQGESEGRISTGFPGLDEMMKGGVPTGSVTIVAGPSGAGKTVIGLQFLTEGLTRGEPCLYVSFQESERQLLDKARHFGWGLADAAASGALTVTHVQPVELGLDVVAAEIRRAAVATGAKRVVIDSIAELEHGADRDRFADYLWALVGSLRHGGATTILTSETSAFFGPAFELAHGLSYVADNVVLLRYTELDSEIHRALVVVKMRESDHVKSLVEFEITSQGAKVLGKFAGVSGVLSGSPTPTEQRFKEFFGK
- a CDS encoding response regulator encodes the protein MEQTPQPSGDGSDGARLADILSTVSHELRTPATLIVGLASTLTANRERMTSSQVSDAVARLERQAKRMVRLLDDLLDASRVGTGHKLQLAMLSVNLAAAVEGALAAAAPPSHVSVTTKIAADVNVYTDPYALERSLVNLLRNAFRYGGPNVAVEARPSIGGVALSVSDDGAGVAPEIVPHLFEPFHASAGGTGLGLVIVRAIAEASGGDISYEPVQPTGARFTLRLRDEARRPDPQPRPRAPVSDETPMILIVDDEPDVLFLLRLTLEHAGYRVEEAPHGAAALEAIRRLLPDLVITDLMMPVVDGRELIQRLREGAETAELPIMLLSASPDDRSGADRVMRKPFDPRQLMRAIEELVGGEEA
- a CDS encoding IclR family transcriptional regulator, producing the protein MARRAPAVERAVAVLNYLAAHPGERFSLSEIARDLTLNKATLHAILGALTDAGYLSRDPEQKTYGLGPALVALGNAALSTFSVADYALPEMQALTEELGLDCVASAAIRDEIVILARTGTPRPFGINVQPGQRLPLAPPLGTVFVAWSSDAVIDRYLARVGPPSPAQRLERYRRAITAVRARGYSVGLEGPPPPTRPRDARRTAHAPTLEESVRSVEIEEYALIDLDRASSYRLNHIGAPIFGPDGAVGVGLFLIGFAGVVPAERVPEYAARLRSACERVTKAVHGREPDELPAG